In Topomyia yanbarensis strain Yona2022 chromosome 2, ASM3024719v1, whole genome shotgun sequence, one DNA window encodes the following:
- the LOC131681156 gene encoding uncharacterized protein LOC131681156 — translation METRPNCNDDLNAMNRMELHIFVDASEEAYAAVAYFRIVPPDGDIKVALVAAKTKVAPLKPMSIPRLELQAAVLGIRLMKFILESHPVKIARRVLHSDSSTFLSWIRCDPRRYKQYVALRVAEVLSESEVDEWRWVPSKMNPADIATKWGHGPPLDPDHEWYRGYKFMKLPETTWPPQRVAIPITEEEIRSCYTHHGISIPTPVVNFNRFSRWPTLLRGLAYVFRYVSNLHRRIKKQDTTAGYLTQEELRKAETHLIRMTQWEVYSDEMVTLHGNQHLSPERRQPLEKNSKLNKLTPVLDENGILRVDSRLNTAKNIAMQTNFPIILPKKHPLAYLIVDHFHRQYRHANSETVVNEVRQLYNIPQLRPLVKNVARNCQECKIAKSMPRIPRMAPLPNARLALFTRPFTYVGVDLFGPLLVKLGRSNVKRWVALYTCLTTRAVHVEVVYNLSTEAFVMSMRRFVARRGSPVEVYSDNGTNFQGANRLLQEQIQKIAEGMAATFTNTTTRWVFNPPGAPHMGGSWERLMRSIKVAMAAVNSSGRKLDDEGLLTLIVEAESIVNSRPLTYMPLDSEEQEAITPNHFLLGSSNGVRQPRWVREFLPTLTRRTKWFGDVKPIKVGDLVFVVDGTRRNGWIRGRVQEVHAGKDGRIRKAIVQTRSGLMRRSVSNLAVLDVRKDSKTGSGTAGDQYYGEETVTNRVHCPGQREAPQGFAKRPSMTAANSIHRDENNLER, via the exons ATGGAAACGCGACCGAACTGTAACGACGACTTGAATGCAATGAATCGTATGGAGCTACATATCTTCGTAGACGCGAGTGAAGAAGCCTACGCAGCTGTAGCTTACTTTCGAATCGTGCCGCCGGATGGTGATATCAAGGTGGCATTGGTCGCCGCCAAGACAAAGGTAGCCCCGCTTAAACCAATGTCGATACCACGGCTGGAATTACAGGCTGCAGTACTTGGAATAAGACTGATGAAGTTCATTCTAGAAAGTCATCCGGTGAAAATCGCTAGAAGAGTTCTACATTCAGACTCTAGCACGTTTCTGTCCTGGATCCGGTGCGATCCCCGTCGCTATAAACAGTACGTTGCACTCCGTGTCGCAGAAGTACTCAGCGAGTCTGAGGTCGACGAGTGGCGATGGGTACCGTCGAAAATGAATCCTGCTGACATCGCTACTAAGTGGGGCCACGGACCACCCCTCGATCCAGACCACGAATGGTACCGTGGATACAAGTTCATGAAACTGCCGGAAACTACGTGGCCGCCGCAACGTGTAGCCATCCCAATAACTGAGGAAGAGATTCGTTCATGCTATACGCATCATGGGATCTCTATTCCAACACCAGTAGTTAACTTCAACAGATTCTCAAGGTGGCCCACGCTGCTGAGAGGACTGGCGTATGTCTTTCGATACGTAAGCAACTTACACCGGCGGATAAAGAAACAAGACACCACTGCAGGATACCTTACGCAGGAAGAGTTGAGGAAGGCAGAAACGCACCTGATTCGCATGACACAGTGGGAAGTCTATTCTGATGAAATGGTGACGCTGCACGGCAATCAACATCTGTCGCCTGAACGCAGGCAGCCATTGGAAAAGAATAGTAAATTAAACAAACTTACTCCGGTTTTGGACGAGAACGGCATCCTCCGAGTTGACAGTCGCCTCAATACTGCCAAGAATATCGCCATGCAGACGAATTTCCCGATTATTCTACCGAAAAAGCATCCGCTTGCATACTTGATCGTCGACCACTTTCATCGCCAATATCGGCATGCCAACAGTGAAACCGTTGTCAACGAGGTACGACAGCTGTATAATATCCCGCAACTTCGTCCATTGGTCAAGAACGTTGCTCGAAATTGCCAGGAATGTAAGATAGCAAAATCTATGCCAAGAATACCGCGAATGGCTCCTCTTCCGAATGCACGTCTGGCTTTGTTCACTCGACCCTTCACCTACGTCGGGGTTGACCTGTTCGGTCCGCTGCTGGTAAAACTAGGAAGAAGCAACGTGAAACGGTGGGTGGCATTATATACTTGCTTAACGACAAGAGCTGTACACGTGGAAGTTGTATATAATCTCTCTACTGAGGCGTTCGTGATGAGTATGCGTCGATTTGTGGCTCGTCGCGGAAGCCCTGTTGAGGTATACTCGGATAATGGGACGAACTTCCAAGGTGCGAATCGATTGCTTCAAGAACAGATTCAGAAAATCGCCGAAGGTATGGCAGCCACTTTTACCAATACAACAACCAGATGGGTGTTCAATCCTCCGGGCGCTCCCCACATGGGCGGTTCATGGGAACGTTTGATGCGATCGATCAAGGTAGCGATGGCGGCGGTCAATTCGTCGGGGCGAAAGCTGGACGACGAAGGACTCCTCACACTTATAGTCGAGGCTGAAAGCATCGTCAATTCGCGTCCGCTGACGTATATGCCGCTAGACTCTGAAGAACAGGAGGCGATCACTCCCAATCACTTTCTGTTAGGCAGCAGCAATGGTGTTCGTCAGCCG CGTTGGGTACGCGAGTTTCTACCAACACTCACTCGTCGTACGAAATGGTTCGGTGATGTAAAACCAATCAAAGTTGGGGATTTGGTATTCGTTGTCGATGGGACTAGAAGGAATGGTTGGATCAGAGGCCGGGTGCAAGAGGTGCATGCCGGGAAGGATGGACGAATTAGGAAGGCGATTGTTCAAACTCGAAGTGGGCTCATGCGTCGGTCGGTCTCCAACTTAGCAGTTCTCGACGTGAGAAAGGATAGTAAAACTGGTTCAGGAACTGCCGGTGACCAGTATTACGGGGAGGAGACTGTTACGAACCGGGTGCACTGCCCCGGTCAGAGAGAAGCGCCACAGGGGTTCGCTAAACGACCGAGTATGACAGCTGCCAACAGTATTCACCGTGATGAGAACAATCTTGAACGTTAA